A part of Cryptococcus gattii WM276 chromosome G, complete sequence genomic DNA contains:
- a CDS encoding Spliceosome assembly-related protein, putative (Similar to TIGR gene model, INSD accession AAW44704.1): protein MPTPSTTTNGTGPHTTAATPIKSSAAKSRGALKRLKAKAKAGGGGGKGSNRISETPTETESEAESTTSTVDLSTLEIDPSDPRLAAFSNIFAHFQGGEGDETAEQFAGPAKGEVYYSDEEDDDQEAKENAVKRAQEQEGLTRRQRRQAAKLTVAELKQLVDRPEVVDWYDCDARDPRLLVNLKSHRNTVPVPGHWNAKRDYLAGKRGIEKPPYLLPSWIAETGIGEQRDAVKAKEAEQSLRQKTRERVQPKMGKIDIDYQKLHDAFFKYQGKPSMSKFGEAYYEGKELETDLRTKKPGELSQELIEALSIPPLAPPPWLIAMQRFGPPPSYPNLRIRGLNAPIPPGAQWGFHPGGWGKPPMDDFNRPLYGDVFGVLQGAEIAHQNEVDRSLWGEIEHVEEESEEESEEEEEEEEEEEEAEKPAGNVPADGLETPSGLATPSGYNSVVSTVPGGLETPDFMDLRKNTRAQAEDVPSRPKELYQVIPERETTSRGIMGSSTAYDIGGASKGSGLAVLGAEDGGRKRKAGDVDISIDTDEELTQEQLRAKYEASRAQQNRVYVPGAEADRSGFDDVVSGEMKKRARKDEKRGKEKAEKFKF, encoded by the exons ATGCCGACACCGTCTACAACGACAAATGGGACGGGCCCTCACACCACAGCGGCTACGCCTATCAAATCATCTGCGGCTAAGTCAAGGGGTGCTCTCAAGCGTCTAAAAGCGAAAGCAAAGGCGGGTGGGGGGGGCGGAAAAGGAAGCAACAGAATAAGCGAGACTCCAACTGAGACAGAAAGCGAAGCCGAG TCAACAACATCGACTGTCGATCTGTCTACCTTGGAAATTGATCCGTCGGACCCACGCCTCGCAGCATTCTCCAACATATTTGCCCATTTTCAAGGAGGGGAGGGGGATGAAACGGCCGAGCAATTTGCAGGACCAGCCAAGGGAGAGGTTTATTATTCAGACGAAGAGGACGATGACCAGGAAGCAAAAGAAAATGCAGTGAAGAGGGCCCAAGAGCAAGAGGGATTGACCCGAAGGCAGCGAAGACAAGCCGCT AAATTGACCGTGGCCGAGCTGAAGCAACTCGTCGATAGGCCAGAGGTTGTAGATTGGTATGATTGTGATGCGCGGGACCCGCGGCTTTTAGTCAATCTCAAATCTCACCGCAA TACTGTGCCGGTTCCGGGCCACTGGAATGCTAAGAGAGACTATCTGGCTGGTAAAAGGGGTATCGAGAAGCCGCCGTATCTCCTTCCTT CCTGGATTGCGGAAACGGGCATTGGGGAGCAGCGTGATGCGGTGAAGGCTAAAGAGGCGGAGCAAAGTCTTCGACAAAAGACCCGAGAGCGTGTTCAACCTAAAATGGGCAAGATTGACATTGATTACCAAAAATTGCATGACGCCTTTTTCAAGTACCAGGGCAAACCTAGCATGAGCAAATTTGGAGAAGC TTACTATGAAGGCAAGGAGCTTGAGACTGATCTGCGAACCAAGAAGCCTGGAGAATTATCCCAGGAACTTATAGAAGCATTGTCAATTCCCCCCTTAGCCCCTCCACCTTGGCTCATCGCCATGCAGCGATTCGGTCCTCCACCTAGCTATCCCAATCTTCGTATCCGAGGTCTCAATGCGCCTATTCCGCCGGG TGCTCAATGGGGCTTCCATCCAGGTGGATGGGGAAAACCTCCCATGGACGACTTTAATCGACCTCTTTACGGTGACGTCTTTGGCGTGCTGCAGGGTGCTGAAATAGCT CATCAGAATGAAGTGGACCGAAGTCTCTGGGGTGAGATTGAGCACGTCGAAGAAG AATCCGAAGAGGAGtctgaagaggaggaagaagaagaggaggaggaggaggaagctGAAAAGCCTGCTGGCAACGTCCCTGCTGATGGTCTGGAGACCCCCTCGGGTTTGGCAACGCCTTCAGGTTACAATTCTGTCGTGTCCACAGTACCTGGCGGTCTTGAAACCCCTGATTTCATGGACCTTCGAAAGAACACCAGAGCTCAGGCGGAGGATGTTCCATCTAGACCAAAGGAGTTGTACCAAGTCATCCCTGAGAGGGAAACCACCTCCCGGGGCATTATGGGAAGTTCGACAGCTTATGATATCGGCGGCGCGAGTAAGGGTAGTGGACTTGCAGTGCTGGGTGCCGAAGATGGCGGCCGAAAG CGTAAAGCAGGAGACGTTGATATTTCTATCGACACCGATGAAGAGCTCACACAGGAGCAACTTCGGGCCAAGTACGAAGCTTCTAGAGCTCAGCAGAACCGAGTCTACGTCCCAGGGGCTGAAGCCGATAGAAGCGGTTTCGACGATGTTGTGTCTGGtgagatgaagaagagggcgaggaaggatgaaaaacgaggaaaagaaaaggcCGAAAAGTTCAAGTTTTAA
- a CDS encoding Hypothetical protein (Similar to SGTC gene model, INSD accession EAL19538.1; CNBG1670), producing the protein MARPPSSTGDVFLYFLALFIPPVPVFMKRGCAADIWINILLWILGWIPGVLHAWWIISKYERPEGAPIGSTHRY; encoded by the exons ATGGCTCGTCCTCCTTCCT CTACTGGAGATGTTTTCCTTTACTTCCTAGCTTTGTTCATTCCACCTGTACCCGT ATTTATGAAGAGGGGTTGCGCTGCAGATATTTGGATCAACATCCTTCTTTGGATCCTTGGATGGATTCCTG GGGTTTTGCATGCTTGGTGGATCATCTCCAAATACGAGCGTCCTGAAGGAGCTCCTATAGGATCCACTCACCGTTACTGA
- a CDS encoding Aldehyde dehydrogenase, putative (Similar to TIGR gene model, INSD accession AAW44702.1) — translation MLIKSHSRISPLFTGVRVRYYSQIRRVPLWIGGKQVASTSLGTTLHKHPRTGQKSCEVVIAGEQETSEAIRHSREAYESWSMVSGWERRSILQNALRLLKERSADTASLLRADADFSDPVVQGDINSSMNLLDGSAETAISIEGYMPQTIDGSLAMVMKEPHGPVLSIPAFNFPLTLAMRSIVYPLACGNTVIMKASPLVPQLSTFIAALFNDAGLPPGVLQILSFSEDEVGQRVKQLIAHDDIRFVNFTGSISLGKQLASLCGQYLKPSVMELGGKAPAIVLPSADLQLAANHILFGAFLNSGQICMSTERVIVHEKIAEEFEQVLSSEAIKAGWVGGMELVRSGAGERAKSMVDQAIRMGARVIFSAVADGTATSLSSESAFPPTILADIHQDADLFQIESFAPILTVQSGSDLPSIIAMANSHETGLSSSVFCQDLALALKVAQSLQSGAVHINGMSVHDQHGLPHGGTKSSGWSRFNGKGAIESFTQTKVIRINGTNSPLPLSALYCGLPPKE, via the exons ATGCTCATCAAATCTCATTCCCGTATATCACCTTTATTCACTGGTGTGCGCGTGCGCTACTATTCCCAGATCAGACGGGTTCCTCTTTGGATTGGAGGAAAGCAAGTAGCATCAACCAGCCTTGGAACAACCCTTCACAAGCACCCGAGAACAGGACAGAAAAGCTGTGAGGTGGTTATTGCCGGTGAACAGGAAAC GAGCGAAGCGATTCGTCACAGTCGTGAAGCTTATGAGTCATGGAGTATGGTCTCCGGTTGGGAAAGACGGTCCATATTACAAAAT GCCTTACGATTGCTGAAAGAGCGATCCGCAGACACTGCAAGCTTACTTCGTGCAGATGCCGACTTTTCGGACCCCGTTGTTCAAGGCGACATAAACTCTTCTATGAATCTACTGGACGGTTCCGCTGAAAC AGCAATATCCATTGAA GGATATATGCCACAGACTATAGATGGTAGCTTAGCCATGGTAATGAAGGAACCACACGGACCGGTTCTCAGCATACCTGCATTCAATTTCCCACTCACACTGGCAATGCGTAGCATAG TCTACCCCCTCGCTTGCGGTAACACCGTGATCATGAAGG CATCACCACTTGTACCTCAGCTTTCGACATTCATAGCTGCGCTATTCAATGACGCTGGGCTTCCTCCCGGTGTGCTTCAGATATTGAGCTTCTCCGAAGACGAAGTAGGCCAACGAGTCAAGCAGCTTATTGCCCACGATGACATACGT TTTGTCAACTTCACCGGTTCGATCAGTCTTGGCAAACAGCTAGCAAGCCTTTGTGGACAATATCTTAA ACCTTCAGTCATGGAGCTGGGGGGTAAGGCGCCAGCCATTGTTTTGCCCTCAGCCGACTTACAGCTGGCTGCTAATCAC ATTTTATTTGGGGCATTTCTTAATTCGGGACAAATCTGCATGTCAACGGAAAGAGTTATCGTCCATGAGAAAATTGCCGAAGAATTTGAGCAAGTCCTCAGCTCAGAGGCCATCAAGGCAGGCTGGGTTGGGGGCATGGAATTGGTTAGGTCGGGAGCAGGAGAAAGAGCGAAAAGTATGGTTGACCAAGCTATAAGAATG GGGGCCAGAGTGATTTTCAGCGCAGTAGCGGACGGCACAGCCACGTCGCTTTCATCGGAATCTGCATTTCCGCCAACAATCCTAGCTGATATTCATCAAGACGCGGATCTCTTTCAAATCGAGTCATTTGCCCCCATTTTGACGGTCCAGTCGGGGTCTGATTTACCTTCAATAATTGCCATGGCGAACTCTCATGAAACAGGCCTTTCGTCGTCTGTCTTTTGTCAAGACCTCGCTCTCGCTCTCAAAGTGGCACAGAGTCTACAATCCGGGGCCGTCCATATAAATGGTATGAGCGTCCACGACCAGCATGGGCTGCCTCATGGAGGCACAAAGAGCAGCGGATGGAGCAGATTCAATGGCAAAGGCGCCATTGAAAGTTTTACCCAGACAAAAGTCATTCGAATTAACGGAACAAATTCCCCATTGCCCTTGTCAGCGCTCTACTGTGGCTTGCCACCGAAGGAATGA
- a CDS encoding Adenylosuccinate lyase, putative (Similar to TIGR gene model, INSD accession AAW44699.1): protein MDSYQTPLSSRYASKEMSKLFSSGARFGTWRKLWLNLAIAEKELGLTISDAAIEQMKANLELDEAQMKVAAEEEKKRRHDVMAHVHTFGTVAPEAAGIIHLGATSCYVTDNADLIFLRDGLDILLPKLATVISRLANFAKQYRDLPTLGFTHFQPAQLTTVGKRATLWIQELLWDLRNLQRARNDLGFRGVKGTTGTQASFLALFDGDHAKVEALDKRVTELFGFPYAYPVTGQTYSRKIDADVLGPLSSFGATVHKIATDIRLLANLKEIEEPFEKDQIGSSAMAYKRNPMRCERACSLARHLMVIYQNTLMTSSVQWLERTLDDSANRRVTIPEAFLTADILLTTLQNISEGLVVYPRVIGRRISQELPFMATENIIMAIVKAGGDRQECHEKIRVLSHQAGAVVKEEGGENDLIDRVKKDEYFKPIWGQLDALLDPRTFVGRAPEQVDGFLKEWVESALKPYEEALKNVKTAELSV from the exons ATGGATAGCTACCAGACTCCCCTTTCTTC CCGATATGCCTCCAAGGAGATGTCCAAACTTTTCTCCTCTGGA GCTCGCTTCGGAACTTGGCGAAAGCTCTGGCTCAACCTTGCCATCGCCGAGAAG GAGCTTGGTCTTACCATCTCCGATGCTGCCATTGAGCAAATGAAAGCCAACCTCGAGCTCGATGAGGCTCAGATGAAGGTTGCCGccgaggaagagaagaagaggaggc ACGATGTTATGGCTCATGTTCACACCTTCGGTACTGTGGCCCCAGAGGCTGCCGGCATCATCCA TTTGGGTGCCACTTCTTGTTATGTCACCGA CAATGCGgatctcatcttcctccgAGACGGTCTTGacattcttcttccaaagCTTGCTACGGTAATTTCTCGTCTTGCCAACTTCGCTAAGCAGTACCGAGATCTTCCTACTCTTGGTTTCACCCACTTCCAGCCCGCCCAGCTTACTACCGTCGGCAAGCGAGCCACTCTCTGGATTCAAGAGCTTTTGTGGGACTTGCGTAACCTTCAGCGCGCTAGAAACGACTTGGGTTTCCGAGGCGTCAAGGGAACTACCGGTACCCAAGCCTCCTTCTTGGCTTTGTTCGACGGTGACCACGCTAAG GTTGAGGCCCTTGACAAGCGAGTGACTGAGCTTTTCGGCTTCCCTTACGCCTACCCCGTCACCGGCCAGACTTACTCTCGAAAGATCGACGCCGATGTCCTTGGTCCTCTTTCCAGCTTTGGTGCTACTGTGCACAAGATCGCCACTGACA TACGATTGCTTGCGAACTtgaaggagattgaagagCCTTTCGAAAAGGACCAGATCGGCAGCTCTGCTATGGCCTATAAG CGAAACCCTATGCGATGTGAACGGGCTTGCTCTCTTGCTCGACACCTTATGGTCATCTATCAAAATACTCTCATGACTTCTTCCGTCCAATGGCTTGAGCGTACTTTGGATGACAG TGCCAACAGGCGTGTCACCATTCCCGAGGCTTTCCTCACCGCCGATATCCTCCTCACTACTTTGCAGAACATCTCTGAGGGTCTCGTTGTCTACCCTCGAGTCATTGGTCGTCGAATCTCTCAGGAGCTCCCCTTCATGGCCACTGAAAACATCATCATGGCTATCGTTAAGGCCGGTGGCGATAGGCAAGAGTGTCATGAAAAAATCCGAGTTCTTTCTCATCAGGCCGGTGCTGTTGTCAAGGAGGAAGGCGGAGAAAATGATCTCATTGACAGAGTCAAGAAGGACGAATACTTCAAACCTATTTGGGGCCAGTTGGATGCCCTCCTTGACCCCAGAACTTTTGTTGGACGGGCTCCTGAACAGGTGGATGGTTTCCTCAAGGAATGGGTTGAATCCGCTCTCAAACCTTACGAAGAGGCTTTGAAGAACGTCAAGACTGCCGAGTTGTCGGTGTAA
- a CDS encoding Nuclear mRNA splicing, via spliceosome-related protein, putative (Similar to TIGR gene model, INSD accession AAW44697.1): protein MAASIESTSGTSAGPSVVASGLPSLADLVRAGSKRTRVVYGTETSAVEDDGLARANKIKLATKLAIEYKDVQTLPPILQSQQAGPAGPKPPKQPSITVSGTAGPNVKLIGGLEAEKASSSTPEAAAEPRSLVKFRHQQGFAAEGGQATSRLSQALMRKKEAREVKPEYHPEWKLTRVISGHMGWVRAVAMDPGNQWFATGAGDRVIKIWDLASGELKLSLTGHISTIRGLAVSDRHPYLFSCAEDKMVKCWDLETNKVIRHYHGHFSGVYSLSVHPTLDVLVTGGRDASVRVWDMRTRANIFTLTGHTSTVGDVKTQDSDPQIISGSMDSTVRLWDLAAGKCMNTLTHHKKSVRALAIHPTEYSFVSASSGGNNIKKWKCPEGTFVNNFVGHEAIINTLSVNSEGVLFSGADNGTITLWDYKTGLPFQHLKDIPQPGSLDAEAGVFCSTFDKTGTRLITGGADKTVKVYSEQA from the exons ATGGCGGCATCAATAGAATCTACTTCAGGGACCTCCGCTGGCCCTTCAGTTGTTGCGAGTGGGCTTCCCTCTCTAGCTGATCTAGTTCGAGCAGGGAGCAAACGAACTCGAGTCGTGTACGGTACCGAGACTTCAGCGGTGGAGGACGATGGTCTCGCAAGAGC AAACAAGATCAAGCTGGCCACGAAACTTGCAATAGAGTACAAGGACGTCCAAACATTACCGCCTATCTTACAATCTCAACAAGCTGGTCCAGCCGGACCCAAGCCACCAAAACAGCCATCCATTACTGTTTCCGGTACCGCCGGCCCCAACGTCAAACTCATTGGAGGGCTCGAGGCTGAAAAAGC GTCCTCATCCACCCCTGAAGCTGCTGCCGAGCCTCGCTCACTAGTGAAGTTCAGACATCAACAAGGATTCGCCGCTGAAGGTGGCCAAGCTACATCCAGACTGTCGCAAGCTttgatgaggaagaaggaagcCAGAGAAGTCAAGCCTGAATATCACCCCGAAT GGAAGCTTACACGAGTTATTTCCGGCCATATGGGATGGGTGCGCGCTGTTGCAATGGATCCAGGGAATCAGTGGTTTGCTACCGGTGCTGGTGACCGTGTTATCAAG ATATGGGATCTTGCGTCGGGAGAACTCAAACTGTCATTAACTGGACATATCTCTACCATTCGAGGATTAGCGGTATCAGATCGTCACCCGTACCTGTTTTCTTGCGCGGAAGACAAGATGGTCAAGTGTTGGGATCTTGAGACCAACAAGGTCATCCGTCACTATCATGGACACTTTTCCGGCGTCTATTCCCTTTC AGTCCATCCTACGCTAGACGTACTGGTCACCGGTGGTCGAGATGCGAGCGTTAGG GTTTGGGATATGCGTACGCGAGCCAACATCTTCACGCTCACTGGCCACACGAGTACGGTGGGCGATGTCAAGACTCAGGACTCTGATCCGCAAATCATATCCGGTAGTATGGATAGCACCGTTAG GCTATGGGATCTTGCTGCTGGCAAATGCATGAACACTCTCACACACCACAAGAAGTCCGTTCGTGCCCTTGCGATCCACCCAACAGAGTACAGTTTTGTTAGTGCTAGTTCAGGTGGTAACAATATCAAAAAATGGAAGTGCCCCGAGGGCACCTTTGTCAACAACTTTGTGGGCCACGAGGCCATCATCAATACATTGAGTGTTAACTCGGAGGGCGTGTTGTTTTCTGGAG CGGATAACGGTACCATCACATTATGGGATTACAAGACTGGCTTGCCTTTCCAACACCTCAAGGATATTCCGCAACCTGGTTCACTCGATGCCGAAGCG GGAGTGTTCTGTTCTACATTTGACAAAACGGGTACTCGTCTCATTACAGGTGGAGCAGACAAGACAGTCAAGGTGTATTCCGAGCAGGCATAG
- a CDS encoding Hypothetical protein (Similar to TIGR gene model, INSD accession AAW44695.1; CNG03050), which yields MDYSSFIGSQLFSVKDRTCIVTGGGTGIGKGMAAALTLNGAKETANELTDAAASAQSGGQCIPIEGDVATKKGVSDVYEKIVNLTDRNDPVGLEEQLWSIEDSDFANMTAIHCAGPYFLAVKCIPLFKNSDNPSVCNITSLAAHFFNRAVCEYSYGQSKAAEVHLTRLMAAGLLPYKIRCNSVCPGLFRSQLTTGTADPDAPLWPPMQRATEEAIPARRAGKWEEIAGAVLMLASPAGAYFNEAERESGTLFLFTNRHKTDGQEVVIDGGWRLVSVHQHLHAPRGCLGN from the exons ATGGACTACTCATCTTTCATAGGATCTCAGCTGTTTTCCGTCAAGGACAGG ACTTGCATAGTAACTGGAGGTGGTACTG GTATTGGGAAAGGGATGGCTGCTGCCCTTACCTTGAATGGGGCCAAA GAGACTGCGAATGAGCTCACAGACGCAGCTGCTAGTGCACAGTCAGGGGGACAATGTATTCCCATTGAAGGTGATGTAGCGACTAAGAAAGGAGTTAGCGATGTCTATGAGAAGATTGTCAATCTCACTGATCGA AACGACCCCGTCGGTCTCGAAGAGCAGCTCTGGTCAATTGAAGA CTCTGATTTTGCCAATATGACGGCTATCCACTGTGCCGGACCCTATTTCCTTGCCGTCAAATGTATACCTCTATTCAAAAACTCGGACAACCCTTCTGTTTGTAACATTACATCTTTGGCTGCCCACTTCTTTAATCG TGCCGTCTGCGAATACTCATATGGCCAATCCAAAGCTGCTGAAGTACATCTCACTCGCCTCATGGCTGCCGGCCTTCTCCCCTACAAAATTAGGTGTAACTCTGTGTGCCCCG GTCTTTTTCGATCTCAGCTTACCACTGGTACTGCTGATCCTGATGCGCCACTCTGGCCTCCTATGCAGCGCGCTACCGAAGAAGCAATCCCCGCTCG GCGAGCAGGCAAATGGGAAGAGATTGCAGGTGCAGTATTGATGCTTGCTTCTCCCGCTGGAGCTTACTTCAATGAGGCTGAGCGTGAGTCTGGGaccctttttctttttaCAAACAGGCACAAAACTGATGGTCAAGAAGTTGTCATCGACGGTGGATGGCGCTTGGTGAGTGTCCATCAGCATCTTCATGCACCTCGTGGGTGCCTGGGGAACTAA